TGAACGGGCGCGCGCCCCAAGGCCGTTCGTACCGAACGGCCGTCGCGCCGGGCGCGCGCGCCGCGCACCCCGGGGCAGGACCGAGGCGGTCGGGCCCTGCGGGCGGCGCGTGCCGCGGGTTACAGTGCGGAGGAAAGCGCACCGGGCACTCTCAAGGGCGGGGGACTGCTGTGGCACTCTTCGGGAACGCGCACACCATCGATCCGGTATCGGCGCAGCAGGAGTACGCGCGGCTGCTGGGTCAGGGCGAACAGGTCCACGCGGCCTTCCAGTTGATCCGCGACACGATCCTGTTCACCGACCGGCGGCTCATCCTCGTCGACAAGCAGGGCATCACGGGCAGGAAGGTCGAGTACCACTCCATCCCGTACCGCAGCATCTCGCACTTCGCGGTGGAGACGGCGGGGACGTTCGACCTGGACGCCGAGCTGAAGATCTGGATCTCGGGCGCGGCGACCCCCGTGGAGAAGACGTTCACCAAGGGCGTCGACATCTACGAGGTGCAGGCGATCCTCACGCAGTTCGTGACGCGCTGACCGCCCGGCGGGCCGCGCCGCGGGCGCGGCGCCGTGCGGCCCAGCGGTCAGGGGCGGCCGAGCGGTCAGGGCCGGCCGGCCGGCGGCACCTCCTCGACGGCGGGCGGCGGCCCCGGCGGCGTGCCGTCGCCGAAGGGCCGGCCGCCGAGCTGCTCGCGGTGGTGCGGCCCCAGCCAGCCGGAGAGGTCG
Above is a genomic segment from Streptomyces marincola containing:
- a CDS encoding PH domain-containing protein — translated: MALFGNAHTIDPVSAQQEYARLLGQGEQVHAAFQLIRDTILFTDRRLILVDKQGITGRKVEYHSIPYRSISHFAVETAGTFDLDAELKIWISGAATPVEKTFTKGVDIYEVQAILTQFVTR